A stretch of Henckelia pumila isolate YLH828 chromosome 4, ASM3356847v2, whole genome shotgun sequence DNA encodes these proteins:
- the LOC140861495 gene encoding uncharacterized protein, whose protein sequence is MKIQQAFTSMAYPQGNGQVEVTNRSLVQGLKTRLGKEKGNWVDKLPSVLGAYRTTPREGTKKTPLSLVYDNEAVLPVEIGMESSRVMFYDEDNGEIRFTDLDLVEEKREAAAIWLETYKSRMTQAYNRRVVQRIFQVGDLVLKKVQEEQRGKLDPKWDRPFKVIEKLSSGAYY, encoded by the coding sequence ATGAAAATTCAGCAAGCTTTCACATCTATGGCTTACCCTCAAGGTAATGGGCAAGTGGAGGTGACAAATAGATCATTGGTGCAAGGCTTAAAGACTAGACTTGGGAAAGAAAAAGGGAATTGGGTAGATAAGTTGCCAAGTGTCTTGGGGGCGTATCGAACTACACCTAGAGAAGGAACAAAGAAAACTCCCTTAAGCTTGGTTTATGATAATGAAGCGGTGTTGCCGGTGGAAATCGGGATGGAATCATCTAGGGTCATGTTTTATGATGAAGATAATGGAGAAATAAGATTTACTGATCTGGATTTGGTGGAAGAGAAGAGGGAGGCTGCAGCAATTTGGTTGGAAACTTACAAAAGTCGTATGACTCAAGCTTATAACCGTCGAGTTGTCCAGAGAATCTTTCAAGTGGGTGATTTGGTCTTAAAGAAGGTGCAAGAGGAGCAAAGAGGGAAATTGGACCCGAAGTGGGATCGTCCTTTTAAAGTCATTGAGAAGCTTAGCTCGGGAGCCTACtactga